The Flavobacterium psychrotrophum region CTGTAATTGCTGCCTGCTACAACATCCTGGGTAGAAATACCCTGATCAATACTCGCTGTTACAGCGGCTTTAATAAGCGCAGCCTCATCATAAAGGTCAAAATGCTCTAACAACATGGCAGCCGATAGTATTGACGCAACAGGATTTGCAATGCCCTTACCTGCCGCCTGTGGGTACGAACCGTGTATGGGCTCAAACATTGAATGCTTATCCCCTACCGATGCTGATGCTGCAAGCCCTATACTGCCTCCCAGTACACTGGCCTCATCAGATAGTATATCGCCAAACATATTCTCGGTAACGATCACATCAAATTGTGCCGGGTTTAAAATAAGCTGCATGGCAGCATTATCAACAAACAAAAAGTCTAACGCTACATCAGGGTATTGTTTGCCCAACTCGGTAACTACCCTGCGCCACAGACGCGATGTTTCCAACACGTTTGCTTTGTCTACAAGGGTAAGCTTTTTACGGCGGTTTTGTGCGGATTTAAAAGCCATTACGGCAATACGCTCTACTTCTTGCTCACTATAGCTACATAAATCTGATGCAAATGTTTTATCATCGCTCAGCTTTTTTTCGCCAAAGTAAATACCCCCTGTAAGTTCCCGGTAAATGGTAAGGTCTACCCCGGCAATGCGTTCCGGACGAAGCGGAGACTGATCGGCTAGTTTGGCATACATAGTTGTAGGCCTGATATTGGCATATAATCCCAGCTCTTTACGCAGCTTTAGCAATCCCTGTTCCGGGCGTACAGGTGCACTGGGGTCGTTATCATATTTAGGGTGTCCTATGGCACCAAATAACACCGCATCAGTCGTTTTACAAACTGTGAGGGTAGCTTCAGGCAACGGGTCATTAAATTCATCTATAGCAATAGCACCCACAGCTGCTTCATGGTACTCAAAGGTATGTCCAAAGGTTTTAGATATGGCGTTTAGTGTCTTGATGGCTTCGTGGGTAACTTCCGGTCCAATGCCGTCTCCTGATAATACTGCAATTTTTAATTTCATAGCACTGCTTGTTTTTTTTCAAATTCAGCGATGGCATCAAGCCTGCTTACTAAAAAGTCCATATCATCGTAGCCGTTAATAAGGCATAGTTTTTTATACGGGTCAATATCAAAATGTTCTTTACCTCCTATAAAGGTGATACTTTGCTCCTCCAGGTTAATGGTTACTGCTGTAGCAGGATCTGCTACTGTAGCTTCAAACAATTTTGCCAAAAAATCCGGACTTACCTGTACCGGAAGCAGCCCGTTGTTAAGACTGTTACCCTTAAAAATATCAGCAAAAAAACTCGATACAATAACCTTAAGCCCGTACCCTGCAATGGCCCAGGCAGCATGCTCACGGCTCGACCCGCAGCCAAAGTTATCGCCCGCCACTAATATGGTACCGCTATACCGCGTATCATTAAGCGGAAAGCCATTATTAAGCGAACCATCGGCATTATAGCGCCAGTCCCTAAAAAGGTTATCGCCAAAGCCTGCCTTATCAGTCGATTTTAAGAACCGCGCCGGAATGATCTGGTCGGTATCTACATCGGCAATATTCAATGGTACAACGGTATCCGTATAAGAAATAAACTTCTCCATTAATTCAGGTTTTGGGTATAGTCAATAATTTTACCTTCAATAGCAATGGCAGCTGCGGTAAGCGGGCTTGCCAAAATGGTGCGTGCACCCGGCCCCTGCCTACCCTCAAAGTTGCGGTTGCTTGTAGAAACGCAATATTCCCCCGCAGGAATTTTGTCTTCGTTCATGGCCAGGCACGCAGAGCAGCCCGGTTCCCGAATTTCAAAACCGGCATCTGTAAATATCTTTTCAAGTCCCTCAGCTTCGATTTGCTTAACCACCTGCTGCGACCCTGGCACTATAAGCGCGGTAATATTGCCGGCCTTTGTCTTGCCCTTAATATAATCTGCCACCTGCCTGAAATCTTCAATGCGCGAATTAGTACAACTGCCTATAAACACATAGTTTATCTGCTGTCCCAATAACGATTGTTTACCGGTAAAGCCCATATATGCCAATGCCTTTTCGGCTGAGGCATCGTCGCTTTTTGGCAGGCTATCTGTTATTTTTATGCCCATCCCCGGGTTAGTACCGTAGGTTATCATAGGGCCTATTTCTTCGGCGGCAATGGTATATTCTTTATCAAATTCAGCACCTTCATCCGTCTTTAAACTGTCCCAGTATGCTTTCTTCTTTTCAAATTCGGCACCTTTAGGGGCAAATTCACGCCCCTCTACATATGCGTATGTAGTTTCATCCGGAGCTATCAATCCGCCACGGGCACCCATTTCTATACTCATATTGCACACCGTCATACGCCCCTCCATACTCATCTCTTCAAACACATCACCTGCGTATTCACAAAAATAGCCCGTACCGCTGTTGGTACCCAGTTTGGCAATAATATACAGAATAACGTCTTTCGGCGTAACACCTTTTTTTAGCGTGCCGTTTACGTTAACACGCAATGATTTTGGCTTTTCTAAAAGCAGGCACTGGCTTGCAAAAACCTGAGCTACCTGGCTGGTGCCAATACCAAAAGCAATAGTACCAAAGGCTCCGTGTGTACTGGTATGGCTGTCGCCACATACTATGGTCATACCCGGTTGTGTAATACCAAGCTCCGGAGCAATAACGTGCACAATGC contains the following coding sequences:
- the leuB gene encoding 3-isopropylmalate dehydrogenase gives rise to the protein MKLKIAVLSGDGIGPEVTHEAIKTLNAISKTFGHTFEYHEAAVGAIAIDEFNDPLPEATLTVCKTTDAVLFGAIGHPKYDNDPSAPVRPEQGLLKLRKELGLYANIRPTTMYAKLADQSPLRPERIAGVDLTIYRELTGGIYFGEKKLSDDKTFASDLCSYSEQEVERIAVMAFKSAQNRRKKLTLVDKANVLETSRLWRRVVTELGKQYPDVALDFLFVDNAAMQLILNPAQFDVIVTENMFGDILSDEASVLGGSIGLAASASVGDKHSMFEPIHGSYPQAAGKGIANPVASILSAAMLLEHFDLYDEAALIKAAVTASIDQGISTQDVVAGSNYSTKDVGNFVEHYILKQEAPVAGLDNVTIGSSTII
- the leuD gene encoding 3-isopropylmalate dehydratase small subunit codes for the protein MEKFISYTDTVVPLNIADVDTDQIIPARFLKSTDKAGFGDNLFRDWRYNADGSLNNGFPLNDTRYSGTILVAGDNFGCGSSREHAAWAIAGYGLKVIVSSFFADIFKGNSLNNGLLPVQVSPDFLAKLFEATVADPATAVTINLEEQSITFIGGKEHFDIDPYKKLCLINGYDDMDFLVSRLDAIAEFEKKQAVL
- the leuC gene encoding 3-isopropylmalate dehydratase large subunit encodes the protein MKKTLFDKVWDAHVVESIPNGPSVLYIDKHLIHEVTSPQAFSELEERGLKVFRTERIVATADHNTPTKDQHLPIKDDMSRRQIEELTLNCEKNGITFYGLGHPYNGIVHVIAPELGITQPGMTIVCGDSHTSTHGAFGTIAFGIGTSQVAQVFASQCLLLEKPKSLRVNVNGTLKKGVTPKDVILYIIAKLGTNSGTGYFCEYAGDVFEEMSMEGRMTVCNMSIEMGARGGLIAPDETTYAYVEGREFAPKGAEFEKKKAYWDSLKTDEGAEFDKEYTIAAEEIGPMITYGTNPGMGIKITDSLPKSDDASAEKALAYMGFTGKQSLLGQQINYVFIGSCTNSRIEDFRQVADYIKGKTKAGNITALIVPGSQQVVKQIEAEGLEKIFTDAGFEIREPGCSACLAMNEDKIPAGEYCVSTSNRNFEGRQGPGARTILASPLTAAAIAIEGKIIDYTQNLN